In Inquilinus sp. Marseille-Q2685, one genomic interval encodes:
- a CDS encoding Crp/Fnr family transcriptional regulator, translated as MTITQSRRASLKDNQMRGFPLESRLNGFISLSEEELEVLRDLHIQRTIHNNTEHSYEDDDNKSIHIILKGWGYTYKDLPNGKRQLIDILIPGDVAGLRTSLLGPHHHGFRAIGELETAEIDGRSIVRLFHDWPRIALALFWIANQDAVLIAERLVDIGRRSAVTRVSRFLLELGARLETVGLATPDGFHCPLTQNDIADALGLSAIHVNRVLRQLREQGLLAFRNAMVEFLAPERLIALAQFEAADPPASATTGRPPRRTRPTRDPDQA; from the coding sequence ATGACAATCACACAATCCCGGCGCGCAAGTCTGAAAGACAATCAGATGCGAGGATTTCCACTAGAAAGTCGCCTGAACGGCTTTATTTCACTGTCGGAAGAAGAGCTTGAGGTCCTAAGGGATCTTCACATTCAACGAACAATTCACAACAACACCGAACATTCGTATGAAGACGATGACAATAAATCGATTCACATCATCCTGAAGGGTTGGGGATATACGTACAAGGACCTTCCGAACGGCAAGCGGCAGCTGATCGATATCCTCATCCCCGGTGATGTCGCCGGACTTCGCACCAGCCTTCTCGGCCCTCACCATCATGGATTTCGGGCGATCGGCGAGCTCGAAACCGCTGAGATCGATGGTCGATCGATCGTTCGGCTGTTCCACGATTGGCCGCGCATTGCCCTGGCCTTGTTCTGGATCGCCAACCAGGACGCCGTCCTCATCGCCGAACGCCTCGTCGATATCGGGCGCCGTTCCGCCGTCACCAGGGTGTCGCGCTTCCTGCTGGAGCTCGGCGCCAGGCTCGAGACCGTCGGCCTTGCGACACCAGACGGATTTCACTGCCCGCTGACGCAGAACGACATCGCGGATGCCCTCGGCCTTTCGGCTATCCATGTCAACCGGGTGCTCCGCCAATTGCGGGAACAGGGCCTGCTGGCGTTCCGCAACGCGATGGTCGAGTTCCTCGCCCCCGAACGGCTGATCGCGCTGGCGCAATTCGAAGCTGCGGATCCTCCCGCTTCCGCCACGACCGGCCGGCCTCCCCGACGAACCCGCCCCACCAGAGATCCGGATCAAGCGTGA